CCAGCGAAGCTGGTGGTGACTTGTGGGGGGACACCAGGGTTTTTCCTAGCAGCACCTGCATCCCACCCAGCCAGCAGCTGGACTTTGGGGCTGTCACATGTGCTGGTGCACATGGAAGAGCATCCTACACAGTCCCCTACACCACCTGCAAAGCCCAAAGCAGGCCAAGCTACCCTTCGAGAGCCCCTGCCTGGGGTTCCAGCAGGAGCCTCGGGAACAGGAGTGGTGGGGACTGACCTTTGGATTTCGACTTGATCTTGGAAGAGCAGGGTTTGGTCACATAGACAATCTCCTCACACTGGGCATTGTACAGGGCTTTCTTCAGGATGCCGGAGCGAGTCTTCACACCTGTCTGAGCGCTACACCCCCCCCAGCTCTCAAATTTGTACTTGCAGTCAGCTGGAAGAGAGGGGAGAGGTGTCAGAGCTGGCCAGGGCCTGGCATGAGCACCCAGCCCAGGGTAGTCCCCAGCCACCCTGTCACATGCACCCACCTCCAAACTTCTTCTTCCAGTTGCAGGGGATCTTGCACTTGAGCTTCTTACTCTCGTCTTTGCAAGTTCCCTCGCGGTAGCCCAGGCCGCAGTCCTTGCTGTTAGGGACGCAGGGTCCCCAGCGCCAGTCCTCACACTCAGAGCCATCCTTCTTTGCCTTCTCTGTGAGGGAAGGGGGAGCGAGTGGTCGCTGCAGGGACATGGGAGCACACCCGGGGCTGTCCCCCACCTCATcagccccccccgccctggtCTGCCCCTCACCTTTCTTGTTCTTGCCAGCCTCAGCAGTGGCAGCCAGCAGGATCagtgccaggaggaggaggaggccccGAACCTGCATCctgcctggggaggagggagaggatgaGGCAGGTGAGGGGTCAGGGTGCAATGCAG
The sequence above is drawn from the Strix aluco isolate bStrAlu1 chromosome 4, bStrAlu1.hap1, whole genome shotgun sequence genome and encodes:
- the MDK gene encoding midkine, which encodes MQVRGLLLLLALILLAATAEAGKNKKEKAKKDGSECEDWRWGPCVPNSKDCGLGYREGTCKDESKKLKCKIPCNWKKKFGADCKYKFESWGGCSAQTGVKTRSGILKKALYNAQCEEIVYVTKPCSSKIKSKSKAKKGKGKD